The Sabethes cyaneus chromosome 1, idSabCyanKW18_F2, whole genome shotgun sequence DNA segment ctggcgtcggtaccgaatgttgttcacaacggagagtcttgggcgcatcttaaccatcactaggtagtggtccgagtcaacgttagcgcttcgataggatctgacgtcgataatgtctgagaagtgccgactgtcgatcaaaacgtggtcgatctgtgattctgtctgatttggtgacctccaggtgtacttatggtggattctgtgctggaaaaaggtactacgtacggccatattcttggaggcggcaaagtcgataagtcttaggcccatttcattggttcgctggtgtgcactgaaccttccaatcaccggtttgtattcctcctcctggccgacctgagcattgaaatccccgatgacgatcttgatatcatgttttgggcagcggtcgtattcactctccaactgcgcgtagaattcatccttgtcgtcatcggtacttcggaggtgagggctgtgcacgttgatgatgcttatgttgaagaatcggcccttgattctcaacctgcacattcgaggattgattggccaccacccaatcacccgtttccgcatctcgcccatcactatgaaagctgtacccagctcgtgtgtgttgtcgcagctctggtagatggtatgtccatctctgaacgtacgtgccgttgagctcttccagcacacctcctgcagcgctacgacgtcgaacttgcggctcttcaatacgtcggagagcactcgagtgctcccttggaagttgagagatcggcagttccacgtcccgagtttccaatccatagtcctttttcgtcgcgtgggtctattccgattgttccagtaagaatatatttgttcttcgttccatgctttaatatttttcgtggtgacggcttgcaaagcctgctacaccaaccccctgtttcgccggagggccaacgaagctcgaaagagccctcctttcctgtcagcatacgaccttggcttccaccggggttggttacccgatctccaccaaagttgctcgtatcccggctggtaccacgaggcggtaggaataggagttgctgaataagaggctatgaaccactgtagggtctattttatgcctacacgtgcacaaggcaccgacggtacgcattattcagccgtttaccagccgtttatttcttttactgtacgcttcaagcttgcctatcacttattgaagaagtgataggctggtagctggagcgagacaggtgccaatcagagatgacttggtttatgaaCCTTGTTACCCTGATCGTCGGCGCAAACcatatctcccctttttgagatactgcagtttgCGTGCTATTTGTGCCTCACAactgcagagcaagtgttccaaGGTTAACTAATATCTTCTActaaaccgagattccgaagatgatatttactcgaacaatgtcctgtcacaagaccggtaagcgtgctgagatctctcttattgagactcagcaacttgtgagtaaccttaatactcgacgttatagatttttttagactgtttgagcgattgtacggccatccaattggccatgactGTTCGGCGCTCTCGTCTGTCAACTCACTACGAGTCGACGTGTTGAGAAAAGACGAGGAACAGGACTGAAATTTTGCTAGCACATCGGTCAGGTCCTCCTAAGGTGTTCCTCCCCTATTCTCCTCTCTATctccttcgtttctttgtttttcggcagagagagagGATGCTCGGTAAGGAATGGTCCACTGCATCGGTGGACCACCATCCATCTCTGAGCACGGGTCgtgtcacaccttggattaggggtttatccattcaagtctctacgtaatagccatggataacagctattaaaaccatccttctTTTAGatgctttggaccctctgcgaGTCGTAGCTCTACAGAGATCAGTCATTTGCAGGCGGGGTtatatatctctgcatatttgcGAAGATAGGATAGAAGGCTTATCATCTTAGGGATTGTATTTTAACCAAGAAGTGCTTGATTAGTTGCATTGTACCGGTTTGTGGTTTTGGGTATGGTGATCCCAACTTTTGAGATTTTCGAAACTGGTCATTTCCTTCATTTCCCCCAAACATGTCCTTATATAACCAacgtgatttaaggtgtcgtacgataagtttttgttcattgtggaagtgtcattgaagatttttatttactttacttgAGCAATCTACCCttgaaaacttcaaaagggcgtaacatttcttttcttttgatgtttattggaaaaaaatcgGCGATCCTAGTGCTGCTggtatttttacgattttgcatgagaaaaagggagagggaagctttattttcttttgttttcaatCACGCGTACGTTGACTGCTCAGAACGAGATTGCAGACAAGTGTGAGTAGCGCACGAAATCTCTATTACTGCCATCAACGCCAATAACGCTCacttagagcatctaatcagcttttcacAGTGCTTCAAATAACTTATTTCAGCATTTAGAATGCTATGTAAAGTTGCTATGCATTGAAAATCCTGAGTTGCAGTTTTCAAGCTTAATGCAGTGCTTAGCGATAACTTGGGTGGTGACTGCTAGCTGCACCTGCAAGTCGTTTATTAGACGAATACTAGAACTAGGATACTTTGTTAGGATGGTTTTGAGTTTTTATGAAAGAAACGGAGCTTTAGATGTGATGCACTTTTTGCTAAACTATCTATAAAATATACGAGTCTGTTTTGAGAAACGAGTGGTCGTGgcttcgaatcttagtagaatcaggatgtcaagtgactttagcgtgGGTTTATTCGCAGGCTCCTCATTACCCTCCCTTCATGTTAAATTCTATATTACCCCGATGAAGCCTTTTGGCAGTCGCAAAAGTCCTTCTTGTAGTTTAAGTGTACTTGTCAGAGGAACGCAATGAGTCTTCGCCAGGGACATACAGATacaatatgggatagtactggcagtgggtaaagtagagcaatTTAAATTAGGGAAACACTTTTTcacgattgaattccactaCTAGATTCAtttacgacagatacgtatttcgcctacgacttgcgggcttcatcagtgtctgttttccacTCGTCATATTCCACTAAGGTACAAAAAAAACTTCAGTAAAAGTACAGCAagttttgaaggaagggtaaacctaaTACACAttagcacgcataaaatttaatcagcAATACATATTGCTCTTTCAAtaacgattatagcaaaaagaaatgcagtgcaggttatactGCAAACATCATAAATTTCGTAACCCCAATAAAACAAACGCAACGGATGAATCGCCGAATAAATGttgattttttcttcttcccTTTTCGCCAGTGGTACACGTGGGGTCCATCGCATCTGAGCTGTCGGCTGTGTCAGAGTTGTTGGAATTACTGGAAGCGTTACGGAGGCCTTAAAGTAGCATCGCGATTAGCGGATAGTGGTGATATCGATACGACGGCAACAACGGGAGCTCCCGCAGCACCCGGAGCAGCACTACTGAAAAAGCAACGAGGCGGCAGCGGTTTCGCATCCGGAACCGGCAGTACAGGAAGCGACATCGATGATGATCTGACGATTGTAGCCAGCAGCGGGCCTATCGGTAGTCTAGGGGCCGAAGGGCTGAGCAATCATCGGCCGCATAGGTAAATACTCTAATTGatggtaagagaaagtcagtgcTAAAATAAGTTTCATTTGCTTGCAGTCCATCCTTTAAATGTTCCATCGTCAATTGTGGCAAGGAGTTCAAACTAAAGGTTCACCTAGCCCGGCACTACGCGCAATCACACGGAATTCAGATCCGATCCGGATCACCTCGGCCCATTATGAAGACGCGAACAGCATTCTATTTGTTCACCTCACTGAAGACTCGGTTATCGAGGCGTCTGTGCCGGCATGTTATACGTGCGAAGAAAGCCGCACGGCAACCATCGTATGCAATTAACACTGCGGCTGTGAAGCAAGAATGTAAATCGCCTCGCGCATTCACGTAAAATAAATTCCctaatatattacttttcattCCAGTTGCCACAGCCGAGGTAGGCAAGAGCGTTGCCGATATGCGCCGACTGTTGACCTACAAAAAACGGGAACGGGGCAGTGTGACGCATATTGCCAACCGACTTGGAAATCCCGGAGCAACCGTTGGCGATTGGCTTATATTGACTCCGAAGGACAAGATGCCAAAGCCTGATGTGGTAGCATTCCCTAAACCACCGAAAGCTCCCGATGGCAGTCTGTTGTATGAACGGATACCAAATAAACCAGAGGCTGAAAAAATTCCACTGAATCCGGTTGTGGTACCCGCTGGTTGTAGTCCGGGACCGGGACTGGTAGGAGTTCCTGCTGTTACAGTGAATGCTATTGGAGCATCGACAGCAGTGACAGTACCGACAGTGGCTGGTGCTGCCGCTGCTGTTCCCCCGGTTATGCCCACATTGGGTAGTACAGCAGGCATAACACCCGGCCGAGTCACGCCTAATGCTAGTGCTACTAGCATTCTGCCCGTTGGAAGCAATACCAACTCACCTGCATCACTGAAACGACGGCACTACGAAGAGGCCAATGGAATCGATGGTAAGTCTCATCACATTTAGCATATCTGTTATGTACAAGAGAGTTATTTAAACTTCCCTCATTATAGGTGTGGTAGCACCACCTACAAAACGGCCCAACAAAGATCCAATGCCGTCACATCGGCCGACGCCTGAACAGTATGCAGCTATGATGGCAGCAGCCCAGGCAGCGGGACAACCTCTACCACGACATCATGTAAGTTTTGTTTAGCTATTTAAAAAAGTGATTGACTTTGAACATTATGTTGCAGATGAATGGTAAACCAAAAATTGCACAAATGACTCGAACCGGTTCTGGCCGAAAGCAGGTCATTAGCTGGATGGATGCCCCTGACGACGTGTACTACCGATCAACCGAAGCAAGCAGGTAGGTTACAAGCTTCAAAGCTTTGCCTTACAAATTCGTTATACAACAATTAACGAATCCCATTCTTCTTCCATTGTAGGAGAACCCGCCGAAAGATTCCCATAACCGAATTGCGACGCTCGGCACGGAAACCTTGGCGTAATCTACATCCGAAGTATGCAGTCATTATCGCTACCCTGCTGCCACCGGTTACTCCCGTTtcggctgccgctgctgctgccgccgcaGCTGCTGCAGTTGCCGTATCCGGAATTCCTCAAACAACCCCGGCACTCTCGTCTCAGCTAACGGCTCAATTAAACGCGAGCGGTCAGATTCCGCAGTCTGCAGTTGCTGCCACGGCCGCTGCGAATAACCTTAATCTCAATCTCAACACTAACCTTGCCGCCGCTGCCGCACTGGCCAGTGTTCATCCGCTGGCGGCTCAACTGGCCACTGgcaatagtaataataatagcaTCAGTaataacagcagcagcagcaacagcatcggacgcaccaacaacaacaatagcAGTAGTAGCAATAAAGCAAACAGTGATCTACAGGTTGTAATCCTAGACTGACCCGAACCTCCGACACACTTGCACCCGAATCAACgactacaacaacaacaacaacaacagaatGCACACACGACGCCgtcacaacaacagcaacaactgcAGCCACAGCCGCCGCCCCATCCATACACGATGGAAGCACTGCTCAATTAAGTCGTATAGTAAACACAAAACAAGTAATGCAAGCTCTAATTATTGAAAGTGAAAGAaatcgttttcgttttttcttttcgattttattcTAATTTTAGTGCGCGAGGGCGTTTCCAAAAAGCGCCTCTAAAATACTATTTAAAATAATACAATATGTAAACTATTGATGCTCTGTGAGACAAACAGTAGTAGCGAAAAGAATAGGGGAATAGTACTAGTAACAAATAGGCGTTGGTGGAGGAAATTCTAGAGAATTTTCTCGCCCGCGACCTGCGAGAGTGAAATACTGCAAAATTACGCTATTTCTGCATGCGTATGGCACAAGTGGAATGCAAGAGAGTAATGCCCAGGAAGTCCTTTGTGCAAGGACGGACACGTAGGGACAaaagaacaagaagaaaaaaaaaacattgtgagttaaggtatattttttttttgtaaaatgtaaaatacaTCGCTCCCTCTTAATTAAGAGTAAATTCTTAAAAATAAACACTGCAAAAAATGAATGCATTCAAAttcagagaaaaaaagaaaacaaaaaataacgtgACGTAAACGCGAAACTGATGATAAACTAAACTCAATTTACTTTATAAcagaaagcaaaacaaaaccttAGATGAATACAGCAGAGAAGGAAGCAAGGTACGTGCAAAAAGTGAAACGAAACTGCTGGTGAGAAGGAGTATCATTGATTTTTTCACCTCTGATGAaatctttctctctttctctttcacgAAAAATATACAAGTAACACTTGAAATGCATCCCAATGTTTCGAGGCGAATTTCATTGAACTGATAGGATAAATCACACGCACACACATATCGCAGCATCAACGGGTTCGAAACTCCTAGTTCCGAATTGGTTGCCTATTATTAGTTTTTTCGACCATACGGGTGGTTGTgagcttagcttaggtagacggtccgtagttgcactccgtgattgaCCGAACCAGCAGGATTGCACAAAGAACTAATTGAATGCTCGGGTGCTTGGAAGTGGCATGACATTCTCATTGTGCGATTTTAAgtgattcaatactttgaaaattgaccaataacgacgCCGGCCGCGACCAAAACGCTGTACTACATGAGAaagaaggaatattagtccgatgCTTGTTGTATGGGAAGATACAAATCAGGGATCATTTTAGTAGATGATTTGATTCAACGAAACAAACCGCGCGTCATCGATTACATTTCATCTATTACAAAAACTTTCCGCGATCATCAGTATGAATTGTTGTTTAGAAAGGGCCTGCGACTTATTTGGCCTGAATTCAGATCCCGCGCGAATTGGGTgctggccaatcaatcctcgaatgagtaggttgagaatcaagggccggatccaatgaaatgggcctaagacttatagACTTTGCGCCTCTAAGAACATGGTCGTGCATagcaccttcttccagcataaactcctacacaagtacagCTGGAGATCACCAAAACAGACAAAATCAcagattgaccacgttttgAACGATTATCGACACTTCTCAAACATCATTGATGTCAACTCCTATCGAagtgctaacgttgactcgaacCAGTACCTAGTGATGGTCAAGATGCGAAGATGAAGATGAAACACCATCAGAACAGCaattagcagtgtagcggagagctctatCGAGCATGTGAgcagggtgatggatgaggagaatgcTGCACAAAGACACAAACACAATGCTGGAAAGACACGAACAAAAGAaggcagcgaaaccaaatattCCGGAAGAAAACGTGGGTTGGTgtcccacttaccaattgaactacccaatatatttttgggctcatatcaaaatttcttagttttatccagtctaccattcttctcaccaaacgctcctccacttgAATAAAAACAAGgcagacaaattcgtcgactacctcaaactcagcGCCATCGATCAGTATGCTACCGCCCAAGACAATCCACCTGAAATCAGAACACaccactgtgtaccatccatgaATCCTAGTGAAGACCAGCATAGCGACTCTGCTTGCGATCTCTTTTGTTCTCTCAGATCCTGGAAAGTTCCTTTGGGAATATCTTTTACCGCAATCGGAGCCCGCGCCGGTAACATCGTTGACTGAGGAAGATCCCGAAAAATGAGTCCCCATCATTAAGTCTAGTACTTCAATAGGTGATTTTGTAAACGAACCGTCTCCTTTCTTGAGAGAACCGAGTCCGTTTGAATGAATCCTTTGCAAGAGTCTTTTTAAGTCTCACCACAATTGGAGTACTTTCAATGCTTTCGCAATTGTGTACCCAAGGTTTCCTTTTCGATCGTCTCAGCTCTCAGTTGCTATATTCGGTTAGTGCAGTTTTGTATTTGCTCGGAAATTACTGGACTGTACGGagtcaggtccaagacttcctgtCTGGTAGCATTTATAAATGAAGGTTCATTTCCTTTATTAGCAATATCGATATATTGTTTGatgagagaaattctaaaaggcactcacctcgattgttgatgtcggtgCTTCCCCACAAGGTGTGATGAGCGTTGGCATCTTTCAATTCaaagtctttgttgacttctctgCAGCATTTGACGAACGCCGCAGCATCTTGAGTGGGAACCTCAGAAACGTCACCAGGAAAATAGGCCGATGCTATGATAACATCGGATTTTCACCTGGCGGTTGGTACCATCGCGACGATGTCTCGTgtgatgaactctgtaatgggaaaacaattaatgtttgcaTTGACCAAGACAACAGCCCTCGGAGAGTCATGCTTGTCATTATAGAACAATTTACATGtactt contains these protein-coding regions:
- the LOC128740027 gene encoding metastasis-associated protein MTA1, producing MTTNMYRVGDYVYVETSSTSPYQIRRIDELNKTPNGNVEAKVMCFYRRRDLPTPLVQLADKHQMATSEDSPVAMKLKKMWLKTPVGEEQAAQAVLDPALVALEEERNSPCTGGGGGCERVEQLNPKQRHQMKHRELFLSRQVETLPATQIRGKCSVTLLNEEESLLSYLNKDDTFFYCLVFDPTQKTLLADKGEIRVGSRYQTELQSLLKDGEKYDRNLEDMETLVWTPCHSLTDKKIDQFLVVSRSVGTFARALDCTSSVKQPSLHMSAAAASRDITLFHAMNTLHKHNYSIENAMCSLVPSSGPVLCRDEMEEWSASEANLFEDALEKYGKDFNDIRNDFLPWKTLKSIVEYYYMWKTTDRYVQQKRVKAVEAESKLKQVYIPNYTKPSPALITNNNKNILNGNSNGSGGVEVLTISGGRPCESCSTLASQQWYTWGPSHLSCRLCQSCWNYWKRYGGLKVASRLADSGDIDTTATTGAPAAPGAALLKKQRGGSGFASGTGSTGSDIDDDLTIVASSGPIGSLGAEGLSNHRPHSPSFKCSIVNCGKEFKLKVHLARHYAQSHGIQIRSGSPRPIMKTRTAFYLFTSLKTRLSRRLCRHVIRAKKAARQPSYAINTAAVKQEFATAEVGKSVADMRRLLTYKKRERGSVTHIANRLGNPGATVGDWLILTPKDKMPKPDVVAFPKPPKAPDGSLLYERIPNKPEAEKIPLNPVVVPAGCSPGPGLVGVPAVTVNAIGASTAVTVPTVAGAAAAVPPVMPTLGSTAGITPGRVTPNASATSILPVGSNTNSPASLKRRHYEEANGIDGVVAPPTKRPNKDPMPSHRPTPEQYAAMMAAAQAAGQPLPRHHMNGKPKIAQMTRTGSGRKQVISWMDAPDDVYYRSTEASRRTRRKIPITELRRSARKPWRNLHPKYAVIIATLLPPVTPVSAAAAAAAAAAAVAVSGIPQTTPALSSQLTAQLNASGQIPQSAVAATAAANNLNLNLNTNLAAAAALASVHPLAAQLATGNSNNNSISNNSSSSNSIGRTNNNNSSSSNKANSDLQVVILD